One genomic window of Quercus lobata isolate SW786 chromosome 9, ValleyOak3.0 Primary Assembly, whole genome shotgun sequence includes the following:
- the LOC115960245 gene encoding uncharacterized protein LOC115960245 encodes MACVGSLMLRPSQCLVYTTTATTCKTKHSSWLLPFTYPRNSSSRRIVSVRAESSSSMATESEKLGIKIERNPPDSKLTQLGVRNWPKWGCPPSKFPWTYDTKEICYLLEGKVKVTPDGSSKSVEIGAGDLVEFPKGMSCTWDVSVGVDKHYNMG; translated from the exons ATGGCGTGTGTGGGGAGTCTAATGCTAAGGCCAAGCCAGTGTTTAGTGTATACTACTACTGCTACTACTTGTAAAACCAAACATTCTTCTTGGTTATTACCCTTTACTTATCCAAGAAACAGCAGCAGCAGGAGGATAGTGTCAGTGAGAGCGGAGAGCAGCAGCAGCATGGCTACCGAGTCTGAGAAACTTGGAATCAAGATCGAGAGGAACCCTCCCGACTCCAAGCTCACCCAACTTGGTGTCAGAAATTGGCCCAA GTGGGGCTGTCCTCCAAGCAAATTCCCATGGACATACGATACAAAAGAGATCTGCTATCTGCTTGAAGGAAAAGTGAAAGTTACTCCTGATGGGTCTTCTAAGTCAGTCGAGATAGGTGCCGGTGACTTGGTCGAATTCCCAAAAGGAATGAGCTGCACTTGGGATGTGTCAGTAGGTGTTGATAAGCATTACAATATGGGCTAG
- the LOC115959041 gene encoding bifunctional dihydroflavonol 4-reductase/flavanone 4-reductase-like, with protein sequence MEKDGEVVCVTGGSGCIGSWLVRELLHRGYNVHATIQDLKDENETKHLEGLEGAETRLRLFQIDLLDYPSILRVVNGCAGVFHLASPCIVDQVQDPHIKTTAQLDAALSFFGTTASEDFKLNEFEEACGVGVEVSVEEIEQDVNEVFEENKNVILEQRY encoded by the exons ATGGAAAAAGACGGAGAGGTTGTGTGCGTGACCGGAGGTAGCGGGTGCATTGGATCCTGGCTCGTCCGTGAACTCCTCCATCGTGGCTACAATGTCCATGCCACCATCCAAGATCTCa AGGATGAGAATGAAACGAAGCATTTAGAAGGTCTAGAAGGAGCCGAAACTCGTCTCCGTCTCTTCCAGATTGATCTCCTTGACTACCCCTCCATTCTCCGCGTTGTTAATGGCTGTGCCGGTGTCTTCCACCTCGCCTCTCCCTGCATCGTCGATCAAGTCCAAGATCCCCAC ATTAAAACGACAGCGCAGTTAGATGCAGctctttcattttttggaaCTACTGCTTCGGAGGATTTTAAGTTGAATGAATTTGAAGAAGCCTGTGGTGTTG GTGTTGAGGTTTCAGTCGAAGAAATTGAACAAGATGTAAATGAGGTTTTTGAAGAGAATAAGAATGTGATTTTGGAGCAACGCTATTGA